Proteins from one Acidobacteriota bacterium genomic window:
- a CDS encoding type II toxin-antitoxin system RelE/ParE family toxin: MIRSFANKRTANVFNGVRERSLPAVLVKRAASKLDRINYAARVSDLRVPPGNRLERLRGDRDGQFSIRVSRGWRICFVWKDGDAYEVQLTHHYD; the protein is encoded by the coding sequence ATGATTCGCTCCTTCGCCAACAAACGCACCGCAAACGTCTTCAACGGCGTGAGAGAGCGATCTCTCCCAGCCGTACTTGTAAAACGGGCGGCGAGCAAATTGGATCGGATCAACTATGCAGCACGCGTCAGTGACCTCCGGGTGCCTCCGGGAAACCGGCTTGAGCGGCTACGGGGCGATCGTGATGGACAATTCAGTATTCGCGTCTCGCGCGGATGGCGGATCTGTTTTGTCTGGAAGGATGGAGACGCATATGAGGTGCAATTGACCCACCACTACGATTGA
- a CDS encoding HigA family addiction module antitoxin, with protein MVHVPTNRIATHPGALLVEQIREMGLSVNGVAQDIGLPATRLHEIVHERRGVTAETAIALGAYFGQTPEFWMNAQAAYELSKEMVENGEEIRSRIRRYAETRATL; from the coding sequence ATGGTTCATGTACCAACGAACCGTATCGCCACGCATCCCGGTGCCCTGCTGGTTGAGCAGATCAGGGAGATGGGGCTGAGCGTCAACGGCGTCGCCCAGGACATCGGCCTTCCCGCAACGCGTCTTCATGAGATCGTTCACGAGCGGCGCGGCGTGACCGCGGAGACGGCCATCGCGCTGGGAGCGTACTTCGGACAGACCCCCGAGTTCTGGATGAATGCACAGGCGGCATATGAATTGTCGAAGGAAATGGTCGAGAACGGCGAGGAGATCCGCTCACGGATCCGCCGTTATGCCGAAACCCGCGCAACTCTTTGA
- a CDS encoding MFS transporter translates to MTSSAESSSSNRFGGMWGDPTLWFVLVLVFAYAGVYNFLPITFPVFREFFSANLEQMGQSQSLFFISGIVFSLIGGWIIGSLGLRRALVGSLLAVVAAMCVIGSAVGFPMVLVGAFCFGLAMSALNVVFSSIISAHFGDKRQSVFFLAGLADGSGAVVGAAALGGWFAYADRSGGSWRVGYYIAAAIILALVLWAWRLRSESVRRGGPSDSRLPALSVMAAVLTTPAFYAAGFLGLFHGLSQGGMISFIGQLYQSRFEIDAAQAAYFISLNSAGLFGGRFILSWITARWRIPELVVLTVCAGGATLAFAATIISPTYLWGVAMFTVSGMFVSGNGPSLSSYIGLRFSSHLAMAYALFNGFNAVGAAVSPYLIGTMGDRYGVELSIWLGPVFSLSLSVLAIIWFLREKARAAA, encoded by the coding sequence ATGACGTCCAGTGCAGAGTCGTCTTCTTCCAACAGATTCGGCGGGATGTGGGGCGATCCCACGTTGTGGTTCGTGCTGGTTTTGGTCTTCGCCTATGCTGGCGTCTACAACTTTCTTCCCATTACCTTCCCCGTTTTCAGGGAGTTCTTCTCGGCCAATCTGGAGCAGATGGGTCAGAGCCAATCCCTCTTCTTCATCAGCGGGATCGTATTCAGTCTTATCGGTGGATGGATCATCGGCAGCCTGGGGCTTCGGCGTGCTCTGGTCGGCTCACTGTTGGCCGTGGTGGCCGCCATGTGCGTTATCGGAAGCGCCGTCGGATTCCCAATGGTTCTGGTGGGAGCCTTCTGTTTCGGCTTGGCTATGTCGGCCCTGAACGTCGTCTTCAGTTCAATCATCAGTGCTCATTTCGGAGACAAGCGCCAGAGCGTGTTCTTCCTCGCCGGCTTGGCGGACGGAAGCGGGGCCGTGGTGGGGGCGGCCGCCCTCGGAGGGTGGTTCGCATATGCCGATCGGAGCGGAGGGAGTTGGAGGGTCGGATACTATATCGCCGCCGCCATCATCCTGGCGCTGGTCCTGTGGGCCTGGCGGCTACGCTCCGAGTCGGTGCGCCGGGGCGGCCCGTCAGACTCCCGGCTTCCGGCACTCTCGGTGATGGCGGCCGTGCTGACGACTCCCGCTTTCTATGCGGCGGGCTTTCTGGGGCTGTTCCACGGCTTGTCGCAGGGCGGGATGATCTCGTTCATCGGTCAGCTCTACCAGAGCCGATTTGAGATCGATGCGGCACAGGCCGCCTATTTCATCAGTCTGAACTCCGCCGGATTGTTCGGCGGACGTTTCATTCTGAGCTGGATCACCGCCCGCTGGAGGATTCCGGAGCTGGTGGTGCTCACCGTATGCGCGGGCGGGGCGACCCTGGCGTTCGCCGCGACCATCATCTCCCCCACTTACTTGTGGGGAGTAGCGATGTTCACCGTGTCCGGCATGTTCGTCTCCGGCAACGGTCCGTCGCTCAGCTCCTATATCGGCCTGCGTTTCTCCTCCCACCTGGCGATGGCCTACGCTCTGTTCAATGGTTTCAACGCCGTGGGGGCCGCCGTGAGTCCCTATCTGATCGGCACCATGGGTGATCGCTACGGCGTGGAGCTCAGCATCTGGCTGGGTCCGGTCTTCAGCCTGAGCCTTTCTGTGCTGGCCATCATCTGGTTCCTGCGCGAGAAGGCGCGAGCCGCCGCCTGA
- a CDS encoding cation:proton antiporter yields the protein MSETRLLIDLTLLVGIAIPIVALAHRLSAPSLVGFLVAGVLVGPSGFGLISATHEVELLAEIGVALLLFEVGLELSLSHVRQWARSVFMGGGLQVGGTLLVVAGSAIAFGIPPGQAIFYGALAALSSTAIVTKIYSDRAELDTAHGRSVISILLFQDLCVLPLILVLPLLTGLRTADTAAMGVEFLRGLAIITALLVGGRFIVRRTLDRIVVFRDRDLFTLCVAFFCIGTAVVTAWAGFSIAIGAFIAGLVISESEYGLQALSDVLPFRAVFSGIFFISVGMLLDISAVMTQLGVLLPLLAVLFALKAGLVVVSVLAVGGMLSTALISGLTLAQFGEFSILLAAEGLRLGLFREGDYQLFLSAAVVSMMATPFLIRYARRIAERMTLSGAGVRGPADAASAGPMSDHTIIVGYGVAGRYLARVLSAAGITCIVVEHDADLVRRARRDGIPAAFGDGSQPAVLKHVGALHARVVVFAISSPAEESRGVAAARDLNAEARIVVRTRYTRSIDELMTLGATDVVVEEFEASIELFAKALESYRIPINRIWQETETVRTEHYGLLRGTAQPDLRLDSLKHLGIHDALELMEIRDGARVIGMNATSLHLRRRTGVVQIAVVREGQPIYQRVSEFGYRAGDTVVLVGDRESLDRAIELFQE from the coding sequence GTGTCCGAAACAAGGTTGCTGATCGACCTGACGCTGCTCGTCGGCATTGCGATCCCCATCGTGGCGCTGGCGCACCGGTTGTCGGCTCCGTCCCTGGTGGGTTTCCTGGTGGCCGGAGTCCTGGTGGGTCCCAGCGGATTCGGACTGATCAGCGCCACCCACGAGGTGGAGCTTCTGGCCGAGATCGGCGTCGCCCTCCTGCTCTTCGAAGTGGGACTCGAGCTTTCCCTCTCCCATGTGCGCCAGTGGGCGCGGTCGGTGTTCATGGGCGGCGGATTGCAGGTGGGCGGCACGCTGCTTGTAGTGGCGGGCTCGGCCATCGCCTTCGGCATTCCACCCGGCCAGGCGATCTTCTACGGCGCCTTGGCCGCGTTGTCGTCCACCGCCATCGTCACCAAGATCTACTCGGACCGGGCCGAACTGGACACGGCGCACGGGCGTTCCGTGATCTCCATCCTGCTCTTCCAGGATCTGTGCGTATTGCCGCTCATTCTCGTTCTGCCGCTGCTCACAGGACTGCGAACCGCCGATACGGCCGCAATGGGCGTCGAGTTCCTGCGCGGGCTCGCGATCATCACCGCGCTGCTGGTCGGAGGCCGGTTCATCGTCCGCCGGACGCTGGACCGCATCGTCGTGTTTCGCGACCGCGACCTGTTTACCTTGTGCGTCGCTTTTTTCTGTATCGGCACCGCCGTGGTAACTGCCTGGGCCGGTTTTTCCATCGCCATCGGCGCCTTCATCGCCGGCCTGGTCATCTCGGAATCGGAATACGGGTTGCAGGCGCTGTCGGACGTCCTCCCCTTTCGGGCCGTGTTCAGCGGAATATTCTTCATCTCGGTCGGAATGCTGCTCGATATTTCCGCCGTGATGACGCAGCTTGGCGTGCTCCTTCCCCTGCTGGCGGTCCTGTTTGCGCTCAAGGCCGGGCTGGTGGTGGTATCGGTGCTGGCGGTGGGCGGGATGCTGTCGACGGCCCTGATCAGCGGCCTCACCCTGGCACAGTTTGGCGAATTCTCGATACTGCTCGCCGCGGAGGGTTTGCGCCTGGGACTCTTTCGCGAGGGCGACTACCAGTTGTTCCTCAGTGCGGCCGTCGTGTCAATGATGGCCACACCGTTCCTGATTCGGTATGCCCGGCGCATCGCCGAACGCATGACGCTGTCCGGCGCGGGGGTGCGGGGTCCCGCCGATGCCGCCTCGGCCGGCCCCATGTCCGACCACACGATCATCGTCGGCTACGGCGTCGCCGGACGATATTTGGCACGGGTGCTCAGTGCGGCGGGGATCACTTGCATCGTCGTCGAACACGACGCGGATCTCGTCCGGCGCGCCCGCAGGGACGGGATCCCGGCGGCTTTCGGGGATGGTTCCCAGCCGGCTGTCCTGAAGCATGTCGGGGCACTTCACGCCCGGGTCGTCGTCTTCGCCATCTCCTCTCCGGCCGAGGAGAGTCGCGGCGTCGCGGCCGCCCGCGACCTGAATGCGGAGGCCCGGATCGTGGTGCGCACGCGATACACTCGCTCCATCGACGAATTGATGACGCTCGGGGCCACGGACGTGGTGGTCGAGGAGTTCGAGGCCTCCATCGAACTGTTCGCCAAGGCCCTCGAAAGCTACCGGATTCCCATCAACCGGATCTGGCAGGAAACCGAGACGGTGCGCACGGAACATTACGGGCTGTTGCGCGGTACCGCGCAACCGGATCTGCGGCTCGATTCACTGAAGCACCTCGGCATTCACGATGCCCTGGAATTGATGGAGATCAGGGATGGAGCGAGGGTCATCGGAATGAACGCCACGTCGTTGCATTTGAGGCGGCGCACGGGCGTCGTGCAGATCGCCGTGGTTCGGGAGGGTCAGCCCATCTACCAACGTGTCTCGGAGTTCGGTTACCGGGCCGGCGATACGGTCGTGCTGGTGGGCGACCGGGAGAGCCTGGACCGGGCCATCGAGTTGTTCCAGGAATAA
- a CDS encoding creatininase family protein — MSTREPWRYEKLTWPEINQAVKDRKVVVVPIGSIEQHGPHLPLDVDVVCPLGVAHHAARLIPDRVLVMPPIVHGYTAHVMDFPGTINIHYEHFIRMVMDVGKSLAYHGFKKIILLNGHGSNWPNLDLASRRINLETDAECSAVCWWSLITIDQEFYKSWRESKFPGGCSHAGELETSAYMYLDEENVRHDKIADGDIEYNKAESDFFWTDLLAGGPAPVTSWTASYSDTGVLGHATLATREKGRRAVMESARQLVRWIEEFGSTPKPPRGEHHDPKPTITMPWNQPEPPTGSGDVHG; from the coding sequence ATGTCCACCAGAGAACCTTGGCGATACGAGAAGCTGACGTGGCCGGAGATCAATCAGGCCGTAAAGGACAGGAAGGTCGTCGTCGTGCCGATCGGATCGATCGAACAGCACGGCCCCCATCTGCCGCTGGATGTGGACGTGGTCTGTCCCCTCGGCGTGGCCCACCACGCGGCCCGCCTCATTCCCGACAGGGTGCTGGTGATGCCGCCCATTGTCCATGGCTACACGGCCCACGTGATGGACTTCCCCGGGACCATCAACATCCACTACGAGCACTTCATCCGCATGGTCATGGACGTGGGAAAGAGCCTCGCCTATCACGGATTCAAGAAGATCATCCTGCTCAACGGACACGGCTCCAACTGGCCCAACCTGGATCTGGCCTCCCGGCGGATCAACCTGGAGACCGATGCGGAGTGCAGCGCCGTTTGCTGGTGGAGTCTGATCACCATCGACCAGGAGTTCTACAAGTCCTGGAGGGAGAGCAAGTTTCCCGGCGGCTGCTCTCACGCGGGGGAGTTGGAAACCTCGGCCTACATGTATCTCGACGAAGAGAACGTCCGGCACGACAAAATTGCCGATGGAGACATCGAATACAACAAGGCGGAGTCCGACTTCTTCTGGACCGATCTTCTCGCCGGCGGACCGGCGCCCGTGACCTCCTGGACGGCCAGCTATTCCGACACCGGCGTGCTGGGACATGCCACACTGGCGACCAGGGAGAAGGGCCGGCGGGCGGTGATGGAATCGGCCCGGCAACTGGTTCGCTGGATCGAAGAATTCGGGTCGACGCCGAAGCCGCCGCGAGGCGAGCACCACGATCCCAAACCGACGATCACGATGCCTTGGAACCAACCCGAACCGCCGACCGGAAGCGGTGACGTTCACGGATGA
- a CDS encoding NAD(P)-dependent oxidoreductase: MKRIVVTGAKGGTGRSIVKILQAGGDEVVPVDLLPPGPADFPYVQFDLVKDSGLNEVVSGADGLIHMGSVPCDAFWSRTTVFENVVNGGFNVLQACANTGVKRVVIASSMEVYGSMTTVRKLPVTESSPLRADNIYASGKILLEQVAADFARWHGMSIAAFRLGRIVYEDSFEERFKGHLETPARGTDVLWNYVDGRDVATACRLWLESDLQGFHPFNVAAPDIYLETPVRDLIAEYLPEVSEVDDVVAGNVCPYMSTAVHEALGWTIAYDWRRIRDEAAA, from the coding sequence ATGAAACGAATCGTCGTCACCGGCGCCAAGGGGGGCACGGGCAGAAGCATCGTCAAGATCCTGCAGGCGGGCGGCGACGAGGTCGTTCCCGTGGACCTTCTGCCGCCGGGACCCGCCGATTTTCCCTATGTGCAGTTCGACCTGGTCAAGGACTCGGGACTGAACGAAGTTGTCTCCGGGGCGGACGGATTGATTCACATGGGCAGCGTGCCGTGCGACGCCTTCTGGTCGCGCACCACGGTGTTCGAGAACGTGGTCAACGGCGGTTTCAACGTCCTCCAGGCCTGCGCCAACACCGGCGTCAAGCGCGTCGTGATCGCCTCCAGCATGGAAGTCTACGGGAGCATGACGACGGTGCGGAAGCTGCCGGTGACCGAATCGTCGCCGTTGCGGGCCGACAACATCTACGCCAGCGGGAAGATCCTCCTGGAGCAGGTCGCTGCGGACTTCGCGCGCTGGCACGGCATGTCCATCGCCGCCTTTCGGCTGGGTCGGATCGTCTATGAGGACTCCTTCGAGGAGCGCTTCAAGGGACATCTGGAGACCCCGGCCCGGGGGACCGACGTGCTCTGGAACTACGTCGACGGCCGCGACGTCGCCACCGCATGCCGGCTCTGGCTGGAGTCCGACCTCCAGGGATTCCATCCCTTCAACGTGGCGGCGCCCGACATCTACCTGGAGACGCCGGTGCGAGACCTCATCGCCGAGTATCTCCCGGAGGTCAGCGAGGTCGACGATGTCGTAGCGGGCAACGTCTGCCCCTACATGAGCACAGCCGTACACGAAGCGCTGGGATGGACCATCGCCTACGACTGGCGGCGCATTCGCGACGAAGCCGCGGCATGA
- a CDS encoding mandelate racemase/muconate lactonizing enzyme family protein encodes MQITHVICQVLRIEDVEAKTAGTQDTVIIRIRTDEGLEGIGEADASPEVVKSIIDAPYSHTIACGLREILIGEDPLDTDRIWSKMYRRTMYYGRRGVVITAMAGVDLALWDLKGKLFNQPVWRLLGGRHHDGIPAYASILFGRDGSETREIAQRWREAGYRAIKFGWEPMGESEAQDIELVRGGREGIGDENTLLIDAGCVWDARTALRRAEAFNDYGIGWLEEPLEQDDIDGYVWLRDRSPVLIAAGEGECGRAAFRPWIDRHALDVYQVDLARNGFTEAAYIRQRVEEVGARVCNHCYKTPISVAACLHWISTSNSAFIFEDCVEDSPLRHELTHEKLQAVDGRIAVPDGPGLGVTLNERFVERFLVSESGR; translated from the coding sequence ATGCAAATCACTCACGTCATCTGTCAGGTTCTGCGGATCGAAGACGTCGAGGCCAAGACGGCCGGCACTCAGGACACGGTGATCATCCGCATCCGCACCGACGAGGGCCTGGAAGGGATCGGGGAGGCGGACGCCAGCCCCGAGGTGGTCAAGTCGATCATCGACGCTCCGTACAGCCACACCATCGCCTGCGGACTGCGGGAGATCCTGATCGGCGAAGACCCCCTGGACACGGACCGGATCTGGTCCAAGATGTACCGGCGCACCATGTACTACGGCCGGCGCGGGGTCGTCATCACCGCCATGGCGGGGGTCGATCTGGCTCTCTGGGACCTCAAGGGAAAACTCTTCAATCAGCCGGTCTGGCGTCTGCTGGGCGGGCGTCATCACGATGGTATCCCGGCGTATGCGTCAATCCTGTTCGGTCGGGATGGATCCGAAACCCGCGAGATCGCACAGCGCTGGCGCGAAGCCGGCTACAGGGCCATCAAGTTCGGCTGGGAGCCTATGGGAGAGAGCGAGGCTCAGGACATCGAGCTGGTCCGGGGCGGACGGGAGGGGATCGGTGACGAGAACACCCTCCTGATCGACGCCGGCTGCGTGTGGGATGCACGGACCGCGCTACGGCGGGCCGAGGCGTTCAATGATTACGGGATCGGCTGGCTGGAGGAGCCCCTGGAACAGGACGACATCGACGGATACGTCTGGCTTCGGGACCGGTCGCCGGTGCTGATCGCGGCGGGAGAAGGGGAGTGCGGCCGGGCCGCCTTTCGTCCCTGGATCGACCGGCATGCGCTGGACGTCTACCAGGTCGACTTGGCGCGCAACGGATTCACCGAAGCCGCCTATATTCGGCAGCGCGTGGAGGAGGTGGGCGCCCGCGTCTGCAACCACTGCTACAAGACACCCATCAGCGTGGCGGCCTGCCTGCACTGGATCAGCACCAGCAATAGCGCCTTTATATTCGAGGATTGCGTCGAGGACTCGCCGTTGCGGCACGAACTGACGCACGAGAAACTACAGGCGGTCGACGGCCGTATCGCCGTGCCGGACGGCCCCGGCCTGGGAGTCACGCTCAATGAGCGGTTTGTCGAACGGTTCCTGGTGTCGGAATCGGGGCGCTGA
- a CDS encoding integrase arm-type DNA-binding domain-containing protein, with protein sequence MGDVTDSPASSRKTKPKGRHPHKALSAAFVRSAPPGKHCDGNGLYLYVKPNGARSWIQRLVIRGRRRDFGLGGVSLVSLAEAREKARANRKLAREGGDPLTERRRTRNMPTFAEAAERVVEQKRSGWRNQRHAHDWMASLRRYAFRRIGRMPVSEVTSGDVLEILAPIWHVKSHTAQLVRQRMRTVLEWAVAMEYRTDNPCDRVVSVLGAQDDVVRHMPALPHREVGAALRKVWASNSAPVSMLAFEFLVLTAARWGEVRWAEWPEIDPAARMWTVPGTRMKTKREHRVPLSHRAQEILEEARTLEDGAARLIFTREGGKPLGSGRLRKLLRWNQIAAVPHGFRSSFRDWAAEETDHPREVVEAALAHVVKNKVEAAYRR encoded by the coding sequence ATGGGTGATGTAACTGATTCTCCTGCTTCGTCCCGGAAAACCAAGCCGAAGGGGCGCCACCCCCACAAGGCGCTCTCCGCCGCTTTCGTGCGCTCCGCCCCGCCGGGCAAACACTGCGACGGCAACGGCCTGTACCTCTACGTCAAGCCTAACGGAGCCCGAAGCTGGATCCAACGCCTCGTCATCCGCGGACGCCGCCGCGACTTCGGACTCGGTGGCGTTTCTCTGGTCTCGCTCGCCGAAGCCCGCGAGAAGGCGCGGGCCAACCGCAAGCTGGCCCGCGAGGGTGGGGATCCCCTGACGGAGAGACGACGCACGCGCAACATGCCCACCTTCGCCGAAGCCGCCGAGCGGGTGGTGGAGCAGAAGCGGTCCGGATGGCGCAATCAAAGGCACGCCCACGACTGGATGGCGAGCCTGCGGCGCTACGCCTTTCGGCGCATCGGCCGGATGCCGGTCTCGGAGGTGACGAGCGGCGACGTCCTGGAGATCCTCGCCCCCATCTGGCACGTGAAGTCGCACACGGCCCAGCTTGTGCGCCAGCGCATGCGCACGGTCCTGGAGTGGGCCGTGGCGATGGAATACCGGACCGACAACCCCTGCGACCGCGTCGTGTCGGTCCTCGGAGCACAGGACGACGTGGTGCGGCACATGCCGGCCTTGCCGCATCGCGAGGTGGGGGCGGCCCTCCGGAAGGTGTGGGCCTCGAACTCGGCGCCCGTGTCCATGCTGGCCTTCGAGTTTCTGGTGCTCACGGCGGCGAGGTGGGGCGAGGTGCGGTGGGCCGAGTGGCCGGAGATCGATCCGGCGGCAAGGATGTGGACGGTTCCCGGAACGCGCATGAAGACCAAACGGGAGCACCGGGTGCCGCTGTCCCACCGGGCCCAGGAGATTCTGGAGGAAGCGCGGACGCTGGAGGATGGAGCCGCCCGGTTGATCTTCACCCGGGAGGGCGGAAAGCCGCTCGGCTCCGGTCGGTTGCGCAAGCTGCTGCGCTGGAACCAGATCGCAGCCGTGCCGCACGGGTTCCGGTCGAGTTTCCGGGACTGGGCGGCGGAGGAGACGGATCATCCGCGCGAGGTGGTGGAGGCGGCGCTGGCGCATGTGGTGAAGAACAAGGTGGAGGCGGCGTACCGGCGC
- a CDS encoding NUDIX domain-containing protein: MRPGNSPPYDPDGFPRVAVSVDVVVFTIRDGELHVLLVQRGQEPFLGAWALPGGFVLPDEDLMTAAFRELREETNVSVGGSYLEQLGSYGAPGRDPRMRVITVAYWAACAELRQPRGGGDAAYSDLVPLAKIERGGIRLAFDHDRILADAVERLRSKLEYTALATKFCRPRFTISELRRVYETIWGTRLDPGNFQRKIRENPAFKNLKIARSPGGFRGGRPASLWSRSRAVPLASPMSPPIARRPVPRDEDPE; encoded by the coding sequence ATGCGGCCGGGCAACTCCCCTCCGTACGATCCCGACGGCTTCCCCCGCGTGGCCGTCAGCGTGGATGTGGTGGTGTTCACGATCCGGGACGGCGAACTCCACGTATTGCTGGTCCAACGGGGCCAGGAACCGTTCCTGGGGGCCTGGGCGCTTCCGGGGGGCTTCGTGCTGCCGGATGAGGATCTGATGACCGCCGCCTTCCGGGAACTAAGAGAGGAGACGAACGTTTCCGTCGGTGGGTCCTACCTGGAGCAACTCGGGAGTTATGGAGCGCCTGGCCGCGATCCGCGCATGCGGGTGATCACGGTGGCGTATTGGGCCGCGTGCGCCGAACTCCGGCAGCCGCGGGGAGGGGGTGACGCCGCCTACTCGGACTTGGTGCCTCTGGCGAAGATCGAGCGCGGGGGCATCCGCCTGGCCTTCGACCACGACCGGATCCTCGCGGACGCCGTGGAGCGGTTGCGCTCCAAACTGGAGTACACGGCGCTCGCCACGAAGTTCTGCCGGCCCCGGTTCACCATCAGCGAACTCCGCAGGGTCTACGAGACGATCTGGGGCACCCGCCTCGATCCGGGGAATTTCCAACGCAAGATTCGCGAGAACCCCGCGTTCAAGAATCTGAAGATAGCGCGGTCCCCCGGAGGATTTCGGGGAGGAAGGCCGGCATCGCTTTGGTCCAGATCCCGTGCGGTCCCGTTGGCCAGTCCCATGTCTCCCCCGATCGCCAGACGACCGGTTCCGCGCGACGAAGATCCGGAGTAA
- a CDS encoding aldo/keto reductase has product MEYVNFGKAGIKVSRLALGLGFRGQADEAEAQRNIEHAIDQGINLIDCANVYGPLDRRESAGRSEVILGKALKGKRDAVVITSKVASSTGDGPNDRGLSRVHIIREVERSLTRLNTDYIDVYLAHVFDESTPLEETVRAFDDLVRSGKVRYAGCCNFTAWQVCKALWIAERISAAPFICVQNPYHLLNRDLEREMFGLVRDQGLGVMVYSPLAIGLLSGIYSPDRPPPSESLWATAGYRERFSAVMQGPSGEVVSTVIELAKELGRTPAQLAIAWVLSHSEVTVTITGGDTIDHLDDSLGSVGWTLDDSVRQKLDVVSAPDANCWLG; this is encoded by the coding sequence ATGGAATACGTGAACTTCGGCAAGGCCGGCATCAAGGTCAGCCGATTGGCCTTGGGCCTGGGATTCCGGGGCCAGGCGGACGAGGCAGAGGCGCAACGGAACATCGAACACGCCATCGACCAGGGCATCAATCTGATCGATTGCGCAAATGTCTACGGCCCCTTGGACCGGCGCGAGAGCGCGGGCCGTTCAGAGGTCATCCTGGGCAAAGCGCTCAAGGGAAAACGGGACGCCGTCGTCATCACCTCGAAGGTGGCCTCTTCCACCGGCGATGGACCGAACGACCGGGGACTGTCCCGGGTCCACATCATCCGTGAGGTCGAGCGTTCCCTGACCCGTCTGAACACGGACTATATCGACGTTTATCTGGCACACGTCTTCGATGAATCCACTCCTCTCGAGGAAACGGTTCGGGCCTTCGACGACTTGGTGCGTTCCGGCAAGGTGCGCTACGCAGGCTGCTGCAACTTCACCGCCTGGCAGGTCTGCAAGGCCTTGTGGATTGCCGAGCGAATCAGCGCGGCGCCCTTCATTTGCGTCCAGAATCCGTACCACCTGCTGAACCGGGATCTGGAGCGGGAGATGTTCGGACTGGTCAGGGACCAGGGGTTGGGCGTCATGGTCTACAGTCCGCTGGCCATCGGCCTCCTCAGCGGAATTTATTCGCCGGACCGTCCTCCTCCTTCCGAGTCCCTCTGGGCGACGGCGGGGTACCGGGAAAGGTTTTCCGCGGTCATGCAGGGACCTTCCGGCGAGGTCGTTTCGACCGTCATCGAACTCGCGAAAGAACTGGGCAGGACGCCGGCGCAACTGGCCATCGCCTGGGTGCTGTCACACTCCGAAGTGACCGTGACCATCACCGGCGGAGACACGATCGACCATCTGGACGACAGCCTGGGTTCGGTCGGCTGGACGCTGGACGACTCGGTGCGGCAGAAGCTGGACGTCGTGTCGGCACCGGATGCGAATTGCTGGCTCGGCTAA